A genomic segment from Actinomyces lilanjuaniae encodes:
- a CDS encoding GAD-like domain-containing protein: MRMSKEEWHQAWLHASPEWVDARMEEALRLRGWSPMGVGAPATAEHLEYFGGVLPASVLHLWERFGFDGFGQGRWWFTDPFRWAPVVQAWLEGTEVPFPHQRWWCLARSAMGDMELWGEVSGPALNVTPALGVVYPDSGNAGDMADPVMRERMGATTLTLPSEDLDDDTGTPVADWAIEHLGVLSADQVYGLTPAYCLTGRVSLDQVGIEDATAHLTFLAQAQEHVLWEDFSAAAAQAAASIAAGADPSRDGGPGGAGGPGDDSDEGAGGPHGPRTGS; this comes from the coding sequence ATGCGGATGAGCAAGGAGGAGTGGCACCAGGCGTGGCTGCACGCGTCCCCGGAGTGGGTGGACGCGCGTATGGAGGAGGCGCTGAGGCTGCGGGGGTGGTCGCCCATGGGTGTGGGTGCCCCCGCCACCGCCGAGCACCTGGAGTACTTCGGTGGGGTGCTGCCGGCCTCGGTGCTGCACCTGTGGGAGAGGTTCGGGTTCGACGGGTTCGGGCAGGGCCGGTGGTGGTTCACTGATCCCTTCCGGTGGGCGCCGGTGGTCCAGGCGTGGCTGGAGGGCACGGAGGTGCCCTTCCCCCACCAGCGGTGGTGGTGCCTGGCCCGCTCCGCGATGGGAGACATGGAGCTGTGGGGGGAGGTCTCCGGCCCCGCCCTGAACGTCACCCCCGCCCTGGGAGTCGTCTACCCCGACTCCGGCAACGCCGGGGACATGGCCGACCCGGTGATGCGTGAGCGCATGGGCGCCACCACCCTGACCCTGCCGTCGGAGGACCTGGACGACGACACCGGGACCCCAGTGGCCGACTGGGCCATCGAGCACCTGGGGGTGCTGTCTGCTGACCAGGTCTACGGGCTGACCCCGGCCTACTGCCTCACCGGGAGGGTCAGCCTGGACCAGGTCGGCATTGAGGACGCCACCGCGCACCTTACTTTTCTGGCCCAGGCCCAGGAGCACGTCCTGTGGGAGGACTTCTCCGCCGCAGCCGCCCAGGCAGCCGCCAGCATCGCCGCAGGCGCTGACCCCAGCCGGGACGGCGGGCCAGGCGGTGCTGGTGGCCCCGGCGACGACAGCGACGAGGGCGCCGGTGGTCCCCACGGACCGAGGACGGGGTCCTGA
- a CDS encoding polymorphic toxin type 15 domain-containing protein, translating to MAGRRRGRPRWLGHGGGGTALVAGDMFTPGRAGGQGVLVWEGAAAAPASPLAWHSAVPVEVFFHTGHHASTRVLAPEFTRQLDRQLSALSLLSAERLLEGIRTYRAQGRQPNPSSTKPARKKFMRKVVRDLTRVHQFSEERALAETARIDRALVVLHEPDQLLAGPGDPAAAGGWPSLGHGAVNSSVGGQNKPMAAVLEQAALAVPADQRPHVRLLVRAVLTDSPTLAQDLRHGRTHLEPRTQAQVSATSPRGPPWTPTHLASTIATGHPPWHPPTRAQEPAPSATTRPGAGQPHQPGQPTTSQPSPGPPRPGPTRTSATTPRPPQADRPGQPGHNITREEVLADIASHVVQAARQGNQPRTAREAPTGTDPAHTVSLREASFPHPPTAAVRVPPAQAQPQAGPTTGEPPRTDRPPHRTTAHRHDPGLHR from the coding sequence ATGGCCGGGCGTCGGCGGGGTCGGCCCCGCTGGCTCGGCCACGGGGGCGGGGGCACCGCCCTGGTGGCCGGGGACATGTTCACCCCAGGGCGGGCTGGCGGGCAGGGCGTGCTGGTGTGGGAGGGGGCTGCTGCGGCGCCTGCCAGCCCGCTGGCGTGGCACTCCGCGGTGCCGGTGGAGGTGTTCTTCCACACCGGCCACCACGCCTCCACCCGGGTCCTGGCACCTGAGTTCACCCGCCAGCTGGACCGACAGCTCAGCGCCCTGTCCCTGCTCAGCGCTGAGCGGCTGCTGGAGGGCATCCGCACCTACAGGGCACAGGGACGCCAACCCAACCCCAGCAGCACCAAGCCTGCCCGTAAGAAGTTCATGAGGAAGGTCGTGCGTGACCTGACTCGTGTGCACCAGTTCTCCGAGGAGCGTGCACTGGCGGAGACAGCCAGGATCGACCGGGCGCTGGTGGTGCTCCACGAGCCCGACCAGCTCCTGGCGGGGCCAGGCGACCCCGCCGCCGCCGGGGGCTGGCCCTCCCTGGGCCACGGAGCGGTCAACTCCTCCGTCGGGGGCCAGAACAAGCCCATGGCCGCAGTCCTGGAGCAGGCCGCCCTGGCCGTCCCGGCCGACCAGAGGCCGCACGTGCGCCTGCTGGTGCGCGCGGTGCTGACAGACTCCCCCACCCTGGCCCAGGACCTGCGACACGGGCGCACCCACCTGGAGCCGCGCACCCAGGCCCAGGTGAGCGCCACCAGCCCCCGGGGGCCGCCGTGGACCCCCACCCACCTCGCCTCCACCATCGCCACCGGCCACCCACCCTGGCACCCACCCACCCGGGCACAGGAGCCCGCGCCCTCGGCCACGACCCGGCCCGGGGCCGGGCAGCCCCACCAGCCGGGCCAGCCCACCACCAGCCAGCCGTCGCCGGGGCCACCCCGGCCAGGCCCCACCCGCACCAGCGCCACCACGCCCCGGCCGCCCCAGGCGGACAGGCCGGGCCAGCCGGGCCACAACATCACCCGCGAGGAGGTCCTGGCCGACATCGCGTCCCACGTGGTCCAAGCGGCCCGCCAGGGCAACCAGCCCCGGACCGCACGCGAGGCACCCACCGGGACCGACCCCGCCCACACCGTCAGCCTGCGCGAGGCCTCCTTCCCCCACCCGCCCACCGCCGCCGTACGCGTACCACCAGCACAGGCCCAGCCCCAGGCAGGCCCCACCACAGGCGAGCCACCCCGGACGGACAGACCACCGCACAGGACCACCGCCCACAGACACGACCCCGGTCTACACAGGTGA
- a CDS encoding MinD/ParA family ATP-binding protein: MPTTPTGPWPRVEATLNPDGTSQVVIGGTSHTLSAPSIADARNQVISLVAHHAAQLGRPLYALTRDPTGTWPIIISPNGDVAPDPERRPSAETSAGDSSAHEAGRSSPEGPGPVGGLSPEAPAPADRDARTAPDETAWTDQPVSQDPGPADMPAEARAWQAADEDTPAPLPNHGETRERRSFLKATEIEQPATQGWRGRASRLGVRMSPSPAERSERSDVHAVSQHWPGPRTIAVVNGKGGAGKTPATVLLSAVFARHGGAGVVAWDANQTRGTLGWRTDQGPHEATVLDLLPQAERLLGTGAQSADLAHYVHHQTGDRYDVLRSQPLQLAADQRVTPRDVDLIWSVVGKYYRLVVIDTGNDESDPVWLQVMEHADQIVVPTTTRADHAEAGALLLDALRGRDDRSRRLAENAVAVVTQADPRASRSDINAVINGYSDLARKVVTIPHDPAIVDGVLRWDSLRPTTQRAWLHAAAAVAGGL, translated from the coding sequence GTGCCTACCACCCCTACCGGACCCTGGCCCCGGGTCGAGGCGACCCTCAACCCCGACGGCACCTCCCAGGTCGTCATCGGTGGTACGTCCCACACGCTCTCGGCCCCAAGTATTGCCGACGCCCGTAACCAGGTGATCTCGCTGGTCGCCCACCACGCTGCCCAGCTCGGCCGCCCCCTGTACGCGCTCACCAGGGACCCCACCGGCACGTGGCCCATCATCATCAGCCCCAACGGCGACGTCGCGCCCGATCCCGAGAGGCGGCCGTCTGCCGAGACCTCGGCTGGTGACTCCTCCGCGCACGAGGCGGGCCGCTCCTCTCCGGAAGGGCCTGGGCCTGTCGGCGGCCTGTCTCCCGAGGCCCCTGCGCCTGCGGACCGCGACGCCAGGACTGCGCCCGACGAGACCGCCTGGACAGACCAGCCCGTCTCCCAGGACCCTGGCCCCGCCGACATGCCTGCCGAGGCCCGGGCCTGGCAGGCCGCCGACGAGGACACGCCTGCGCCCCTGCCCAACCACGGTGAGACCCGGGAGCGACGCAGCTTCCTCAAGGCTACCGAGATCGAGCAGCCTGCCACCCAGGGCTGGCGCGGCCGGGCCTCGCGCCTAGGCGTGCGCATGAGCCCCAGCCCGGCCGAGCGCTCCGAGCGCTCCGACGTCCACGCCGTCTCCCAGCACTGGCCCGGCCCCAGGACAATCGCCGTGGTCAACGGCAAGGGAGGCGCTGGAAAGACCCCTGCCACCGTGCTGCTCAGCGCCGTGTTCGCCCGTCACGGTGGTGCTGGCGTCGTGGCCTGGGACGCCAACCAGACCCGGGGCACGCTGGGCTGGCGCACCGACCAGGGACCCCACGAGGCCACCGTGCTCGACCTGCTTCCCCAGGCTGAGCGCCTCCTCGGCACCGGGGCGCAGTCGGCCGACCTGGCCCACTACGTCCACCACCAGACCGGTGACCGCTACGACGTCCTGCGCTCCCAGCCTCTCCAGCTCGCGGCTGACCAGCGTGTCACGCCACGCGACGTCGACCTCATCTGGAGCGTGGTCGGCAAGTACTACCGGCTCGTGGTCATCGACACCGGCAACGACGAGTCCGACCCTGTGTGGCTGCAGGTCATGGAGCACGCCGACCAGATCGTCGTGCCCACCACCACCCGTGCCGACCACGCAGAGGCCGGGGCGCTGCTGCTCGACGCCCTGCGTGGTCGTGACGACCGCTCCCGTCGCCTCGCGGAGAACGCCGTTGCCGTGGTCACTCAGGCAGACCCCCGTGCCAGCAGGAGCGACATCAACGCAGTCATCAATGGATACAGCGACCTCGCCCGCAAGGTCGTCACCATCCCCCACGACCCCGCCATCGTGGACGGTGTTCTGCGGTGGGACAGCCTGCGCCCCACCACACAGCGCGCCTGGCTACACGCAGCCGCAGCCGTAGCAGGAGGGCTGTGA
- a CDS encoding lytic transglycosylase domain-containing protein, which produces MSSSNRIAVLVLVAPLLILSLLFSVVLLGDVAPTGGGTAGAAGQAVAISGVPSEWAADVVQAGNRCPQDGITAQVIAAQLDQESSWDPSATSGAGAQGLSQFMPDTWETYGVDGDGDGTADPFNGHDAIASQANYMCTLAASMREALTNGVDGDLVDLALAAYNAGPGAVLNHHGVPPYSETQHYVTTIKEAMPTYTVTHASASASDAQQSADDLVDTSPVDAGAFAPEMMSQPDPTPGAHGTARVTPRMGALINDVMTNYSQIVNDALYCWDAHTYNPTSDHPKGRACDIPFYGCSANPDRSADPLTGLAAGNAAANWMVANASTYGVHYVIWDGRIWYASTGKWEPYDGAGGLYNPSDCTGGHYDHIHVSVF; this is translated from the coding sequence GTGTCTAGTTCCAACCGCATTGCTGTTCTTGTCCTTGTTGCTCCCCTCCTCATCCTGAGTCTCCTCTTTTCCGTAGTCCTCCTCGGCGACGTTGCTCCCACCGGTGGCGGCACTGCTGGCGCTGCCGGCCAAGCTGTTGCCATCAGCGGGGTGCCCTCCGAGTGGGCGGCGGATGTCGTCCAAGCGGGTAACCGGTGCCCCCAGGACGGCATCACTGCCCAGGTTATTGCTGCCCAGCTCGATCAGGAGTCGTCCTGGGACCCAAGTGCTACCAGTGGTGCCGGAGCCCAGGGGCTGTCCCAGTTCATGCCCGACACCTGGGAGACATACGGAGTTGACGGCGATGGGGACGGGACAGCCGACCCGTTCAACGGCCACGACGCCATCGCCTCCCAGGCCAACTACATGTGCACCCTAGCTGCCAGTATGCGTGAGGCCCTCACGAACGGTGTTGACGGTGACCTGGTCGATCTCGCGCTCGCTGCCTACAACGCTGGCCCGGGAGCGGTCCTCAACCACCATGGCGTCCCACCATACTCAGAGACGCAGCACTACGTCACCACGATCAAAGAGGCGATGCCCACCTACACCGTGACTCATGCCTCCGCATCCGCCTCTGACGCGCAGCAGTCCGCTGATGACCTCGTTGACACCTCACCGGTGGACGCAGGTGCCTTTGCTCCTGAGATGATGAGCCAGCCAGACCCGACACCCGGCGCGCACGGGACTGCTCGTGTCACCCCGCGCATGGGCGCTCTCATCAATGACGTCATGACCAACTACTCCCAAATTGTTAACGATGCCTTGTACTGCTGGGACGCCCACACCTACAACCCCACTTCCGACCACCCTAAGGGTAGGGCCTGTGACATCCCGTTCTACGGGTGCAGCGCCAATCCTGACAGGTCTGCTGACCCCCTTACCGGACTCGCGGCAGGTAACGCTGCGGCAAACTGGATGGTGGCCAACGCCAGCACCTACGGGGTCCACTACGTCATCTGGGACGGTCGGATCTGGTATGCCTCCACCGGCAAGTGGGAGCCCTACGACGGCGCAGGTGGACTCTACAACCCTAGTGACTGCACCGGTGGTCACTATGACCACATCCACGTCTCCGTGTTCTGA
- a CDS encoding helix-turn-helix domain-containing protein, with translation MSPTIHDGLDRLFADLPPVLSVPEVATTLGMTKAGVYRWLADGTIPGYRIAKSWFIVRDELKQTLRDGANPWPAHKEGRTADEM, from the coding sequence GTGTCACCCACGATCCACGACGGCCTCGACAGGCTCTTTGCCGACCTGCCACCTGTGCTGTCTGTGCCCGAGGTGGCCACGACCCTCGGCATGACCAAGGCCGGCGTTTACCGCTGGCTGGCCGACGGCACCATCCCCGGTTACAGGATCGCAAAGTCCTGGTTCATCGTGCGCGACGAACTCAAGCAGACGCTGCGCGACGGTGCAAACCCGTGGCCGGCACACAAGGAAGGCCGCACGGCCGACGAGATGTGA
- a CDS encoding DUF6668 family protein: MPTATTATNPWLAAEDTTPEEAAPEPTPQAAPALTGPAAPQAGVPAPAEDQRLPVVTVRDEASLWVVGAHGGSAESTIAALSESWRATSHRWPVPAAEAPVRAVLTARLSVSGIQAAQGALTQWACGLVPGVKLLGLVLVADAPGRVPRPVRDLAQVVGGGAPRTWQVPWIRTWRLGEPPDLGGSPRAARTLVKDLVALCDKEITNREDRA; this comes from the coding sequence ATGCCCACTGCCACCACCGCCACCAACCCGTGGCTGGCAGCCGAGGACACCACACCGGAAGAGGCCGCCCCTGAGCCGACGCCGCAGGCAGCACCGGCACTGACCGGTCCCGCAGCCCCTCAGGCAGGGGTTCCGGCCCCGGCCGAGGACCAGCGGCTTCCTGTCGTCACCGTCAGGGACGAGGCAAGCCTGTGGGTCGTGGGCGCGCACGGCGGGTCAGCGGAGTCGACCATCGCCGCACTGTCTGAGTCATGGCGCGCCACAAGCCACAGGTGGCCTGTTCCCGCTGCCGAGGCTCCCGTGCGGGCGGTCCTGACAGCAAGGCTGAGCGTGAGCGGCATCCAGGCAGCACAGGGGGCACTGACCCAGTGGGCCTGCGGCCTCGTGCCCGGTGTCAAGCTGCTGGGGCTCGTCCTGGTCGCCGATGCACCCGGACGGGTTCCCAGGCCCGTGCGGGACCTGGCCCAGGTAGTGGGCGGAGGCGCCCCCAGGACCTGGCAGGTCCCGTGGATCAGGACCTGGAGACTGGGCGAGCCCCCTGACCTCGGAGGCTCTCCGCGTGCGGCTCGCACGCTCGTCAAGGACCTCGTCGCCCTGTGCGACAAGGAGATCACTAACAGAGAGGATCGGGCATGA
- a CDS encoding SCO6880 family protein, with the protein MAAVETSRGARTYGNWRRPSSPGILGLGSVGTGLLLAGLVLVVITVMVSDILRASVVAVLLGVALLAVLTRDAHGRNLVSRVGARTSWWSVRSRGLSIYRSGPLGRALWGTYQLPGIAAPTRLSEHTDSYGRRFGLLYTPATGSFSVVIGTEPDGAALVDQEQIDVWVADWGHWLANLSDEPSVEAASVTIETAPDTGTRLRREVSMSTDPQAPAFARAVLEEVVDRYPAGSSTVRAFVTVTFTASQRSGGRRKPEEMGRDLAARLPGLTAGLAATGAGAAHPLTAQELCEVVRVAYDPAAALLIDEAHAAGQVPDLSWTDVGPAAAQASWDGYRHDSAFSCTWSMTQAPRGNVQSGVLARLLAPHRDIDRKRVTLVYRPIDSARAAAIVEADLRAAEFRMTSTSKPAARDSLAVRAAAATASEEASGAGLTQFGMLVTATVTDLDRQADARAAIDNLSATVRLRLRPVYGSQDSAFAAALPLGLVLPKHVRVPAELRNNL; encoded by the coding sequence GTGGCAGCCGTTGAGACCAGTAGAGGAGCCCGGACCTACGGGAACTGGCGGCGTCCCTCCTCACCGGGGATCCTGGGGCTGGGGTCGGTAGGCACGGGCCTGCTGCTGGCGGGCCTGGTCCTGGTGGTCATCACGGTCATGGTCTCCGACATCCTGCGTGCCTCGGTGGTGGCTGTCCTGCTTGGTGTCGCGCTGCTGGCAGTGCTGACCAGGGACGCCCACGGGCGCAACCTGGTGAGCCGGGTGGGGGCGAGGACCAGCTGGTGGTCGGTCAGGTCGCGGGGGCTGAGCATCTACCGCTCCGGCCCGCTGGGCCGGGCGCTGTGGGGCACCTACCAGCTGCCGGGGATCGCGGCCCCCACGCGCCTGAGTGAGCACACCGACTCCTACGGGCGCCGGTTCGGCCTGCTGTACACCCCGGCTACCGGTTCCTTCTCGGTGGTCATCGGCACCGAGCCCGACGGCGCGGCGCTTGTGGACCAGGAGCAGATTGACGTGTGGGTGGCGGACTGGGGGCACTGGCTGGCCAACCTCAGTGACGAGCCCAGCGTGGAGGCGGCGTCGGTGACCATTGAGACGGCGCCGGACACCGGGACGCGGCTGCGCCGCGAGGTCTCGATGAGCACCGATCCCCAGGCCCCGGCGTTCGCCCGTGCCGTACTTGAGGAGGTCGTGGACCGCTATCCTGCCGGGTCCTCGACGGTGAGGGCCTTCGTGACGGTCACCTTCACCGCCTCGCAGCGCTCCGGGGGGCGGCGCAAGCCTGAGGAGATGGGCCGTGACCTGGCCGCGCGGCTGCCAGGCCTGACCGCCGGGCTGGCGGCCACCGGGGCGGGGGCGGCGCACCCGCTGACGGCCCAGGAGCTGTGCGAGGTGGTGCGTGTGGCCTACGACCCGGCCGCGGCGCTGCTGATCGACGAGGCCCACGCCGCCGGGCAGGTCCCTGACCTGTCGTGGACGGACGTCGGGCCGGCCGCTGCGCAGGCCTCCTGGGACGGGTACCGCCATGACAGCGCGTTCTCCTGCACGTGGTCGATGACCCAGGCCCCGCGCGGCAACGTCCAGTCCGGTGTCCTGGCCAGGCTGCTGGCCCCGCACCGTGACATCGACCGCAAGCGGGTCACGCTGGTGTACCGGCCGATCGACTCCGCGCGTGCTGCGGCGATCGTGGAGGCGGACCTGCGAGCAGCGGAGTTCCGGATGACCTCGACGAGCAAGCCCGCCGCGCGTGACAGCCTGGCGGTGCGCGCGGCGGCCGCGACGGCCAGTGAGGAGGCCTCCGGGGCTGGGCTGACCCAGTTCGGCATGCTGGTCACCGCCACGGTCACCGACCTGGACAGGCAGGCCGACGCACGGGCGGCGATCGACAACCTGTCTGCCACAGTGCGCCTGCGGCTGCGCCCGGTGTACGGGTCGCAGGACTCCGCGTTCGCCGCCGCCCTGCCCCTGGGACTGGTGCTTCCCAAGCACGTGCGGGTCCCCGCCGAGCTGAGGAACAACCTGTGA